In the genome of Meiothermus sp. CFH 77666, one region contains:
- a CDS encoding arginine--tRNA ligase, which yields MLAHRPDIKAQLKEAIAQGLQALGLSELPEIIVQETPAGKEGDYGTPIAMSLARTLRKAPPQIAADLVQNIQLPAWVRRTFVVGGYLNFELDPAFLVQAATLPITPFPRTEGKVLLEHTSVNPNKELHVGHLRNICLGDSLARILRYAGRRVEVMNYIDDTGRQAAESLYALRYFGLETPPAGTKYDHWVGDAYVRLHQELEDPQKKAVIEKGVQETLHRLEAGELRPEVDKILRSQLQTMYRLGAEYDALVWESDIVREGLLGQAMKALEGSPYVSRPTEGKYAGALVMDTSAFIPGLEDPYLVLIRSNGTSTYTAKDIALQFWKMGLLQGIKFVEYDTQPSGAPLYSTHPEGVVMPFGGASETINVVDARQSHALRVVQASLEVEGRHDLAEQCFHLAYETVLLEGRQMSGRKGIVVSVDEVMDEAVRRVRAVIAEKNPDHPNPQEAAEQIGVGAVRFAMIKTEAKKQIDFRYDQALSFEGDTGPYIQYAYARAGSILRKAEEQGVLQEEADYAQATAYEIILAKNLLRFPEAVQDAARNKAPHIVAQYLLELAAAWSSFYNAKTPDGKSATPVLTAPPGLRGVRLELVKALRQTLRQGLELLGLQAPEVM from the coding sequence GTGTTAGCGCATCGCCCCGATATCAAGGCTCAGCTCAAAGAAGCCATCGCCCAGGGCCTGCAAGCCCTGGGGTTGAGTGAATTGCCCGAAATCATTGTGCAGGAGACCCCAGCCGGCAAGGAAGGCGATTACGGCACGCCCATCGCGATGAGCCTGGCCCGCACCCTGCGAAAAGCCCCCCCGCAAATTGCCGCCGACCTGGTGCAGAATATCCAGCTACCCGCCTGGGTGCGTCGCACTTTTGTGGTGGGGGGTTACCTGAATTTCGAGCTGGATCCCGCTTTTTTGGTGCAGGCGGCCACCCTACCCATTACGCCCTTCCCGCGAACCGAGGGCAAGGTGCTGCTGGAGCACACCTCGGTCAACCCCAACAAGGAACTGCACGTGGGGCACCTGCGGAACATCTGCCTGGGCGACTCGCTGGCGCGAATCCTGCGCTATGCCGGGCGCAGGGTGGAGGTCATGAACTACATTGACGACACCGGACGGCAGGCCGCCGAGAGCCTGTACGCCCTGCGGTACTTTGGCCTGGAAACCCCCCCCGCCGGCACCAAGTACGACCACTGGGTCGGCGATGCCTACGTGCGGCTGCACCAGGAGCTGGAAGACCCCCAGAAGAAAGCCGTGATCGAGAAAGGGGTACAGGAGACACTGCATCGCCTCGAGGCAGGCGAGCTGCGCCCCGAAGTGGATAAAATCCTGCGTTCGCAGCTGCAAACCATGTACCGCCTGGGGGCCGAGTACGACGCCCTGGTCTGGGAGTCGGACATCGTGCGCGAGGGCCTGCTGGGCCAGGCCATGAAAGCCCTCGAGGGCTCCCCTTACGTCTCGCGCCCCACCGAGGGCAAGTATGCCGGGGCTTTGGTGATGGACACCAGCGCCTTCATTCCCGGTCTGGAAGACCCCTACCTGGTGCTCATTCGCTCCAACGGCACCAGCACCTACACCGCCAAGGACATCGCCCTGCAGTTCTGGAAGATGGGCCTGCTACAGGGCATCAAGTTTGTGGAGTACGACACCCAGCCCAGCGGCGCCCCCCTCTACAGCACCCATCCTGAAGGGGTGGTCATGCCCTTTGGGGGGGCCAGCGAGACCATCAACGTGGTGGACGCCCGCCAGAGCCATGCCCTGCGGGTGGTGCAGGCTTCCCTCGAGGTCGAGGGGCGGCACGACCTGGCCGAGCAATGCTTCCACCTGGCCTACGAAACGGTGCTGCTCGAGGGCCGTCAGATGTCCGGGCGCAAGGGCATTGTGGTAAGCGTGGACGAGGTGATGGACGAGGCCGTCCGGCGGGTACGGGCGGTGATTGCCGAGAAAAACCCCGACCACCCCAACCCCCAGGAGGCCGCCGAGCAGATTGGCGTCGGCGCGGTGCGCTTCGCCATGATCAAAACCGAGGCCAAAAAGCAGATTGATTTCCGCTACGACCAGGCCCTGAGTTTCGAGGGCGATACCGGGCCTTACATCCAGTACGCCTACGCCCGGGCCGGCTCTATTTTGCGCAAGGCCGAAGAACAGGGGGTTTTGCAGGAAGAGGCCGATTACGCCCAGGCCACCGCCTACGAGATTATCCTGGCGAAAAACCTCCTGCGCTTTCCCGAGGCCGTGCAGGATGCCGCCCGCAACAAGGCTCCGCATATCGTGGCCCAGTATTTGCTGGAACTGGCCGCCGCCTGGAGCAGCTTTTACAATGCCAAAACCCCGGATGGCAAGTCGGCGACCCCCGTGCTGACCGCGCCCCCTGGGCTGCGCGGGGTGCGCCTCGAGCTGGTCAAGGCCCTGCGGCAGACCCTCCGGCAGGGGTTGGAATTGCTGGGCTTGCAGGCGCCGGAGGTGATGTAG
- a CDS encoding deoxynucleoside kinase — MYIAIEGVIGVGKTTLARLLAERLGAESLHEVVEENPFLPLFYQDPVRYGFKVQVFFLLSRYKQLLPLSQPSLFARGVVADYLFDKDAIFAAMNLSGAEWELYNDLYTHLSPKLPTPDLTLYLRAPLPVILERIRRRGRVFEKQMEPEYLARLSEFYERHFATYPNPLWILDTQEFNFAEREADRDWVVRRVQERLGIPAANPGHAGPTSSPAGLERS, encoded by the coding sequence ATGTATATCGCCATCGAGGGTGTGATTGGGGTGGGCAAGACCACCCTGGCCCGGCTGCTGGCCGAGCGGCTGGGGGCCGAGAGTCTGCATGAGGTGGTGGAGGAGAACCCCTTTTTGCCGCTGTTCTATCAAGATCCGGTGCGCTACGGCTTTAAGGTGCAGGTGTTTTTCCTCCTCTCGCGCTACAAGCAACTGCTGCCCCTCTCGCAGCCCAGCCTGTTTGCGCGGGGGGTGGTGGCCGACTATCTGTTCGACAAGGACGCAATCTTTGCCGCCATGAACCTGAGCGGGGCCGAGTGGGAGCTGTACAACGACCTCTACACCCACCTCTCGCCCAAGCTGCCCACCCCCGACCTGACCCTCTACCTGCGGGCCCCCCTGCCGGTCATACTGGAGCGCATCCGCCGCCGGGGAAGGGTTTTCGAGAAGCAGATGGAACCCGAGTACCTGGCCCGCCTGAGCGAGTTCTACGAGCGCCACTTCGCTACCTACCCCAATCCCCTATGGATACTGGACACCCAGGAGTTCAACTTTGCCGAGCGCGAGGCCGACCGGGACTGGGTGGTGCGGCGCGTACAGGAAAGATTGGGCATCCCGGCAGCCAACCCGGGGCATGCTGGCCCTACCTCGAGCCCTGCGGGCCTCGAGCGCTCTTGA
- a CDS encoding type II toxin-antitoxin system Phd/YefM family antitoxin, translated as MPTLDIANNVIPISEFRSNASPILKRLREEGGIVLVTHNGYSAAVMMGVEEYQKMELQLREYKAMVEGLADALKGKMVSNEAVLKKLNREGNAD; from the coding sequence ATGCCCACCCTGGACATTGCGAACAATGTAATTCCCATCTCGGAGTTTCGCTCGAATGCCTCCCCAATTCTCAAGCGGCTGCGTGAAGAGGGCGGAATTGTGCTGGTCACGCACAATGGCTACTCGGCTGCGGTCATGATGGGGGTGGAAGAATACCAAAAAATGGAACTTCAATTGCGTGAATACAAAGCCATGGTGGAGGGCTTGGCCGATGCGCTGAAGGGCAAAATGGTTTCCAACGAAGCCGTATTGAAGAAGTTGAATAGGGAAGGTAATGCGGATTAG
- the uvrA gene encoding excinuclease ABC subunit UvrA, with protein MDRIIVRGAKEHNLKNITVELPRGQFIVITGVSGSGKSTLAFDTIYAEGQRRYVESLSSYARQFLGVMEKPDVESIEGLSPAISIDQKTTSHNPRSTVGTVTEVHDYLRLLFARVGTAYCPHCGRPIERQSASEITDRLFRQPEGTKAILMAPVVRGRKGEYRKEFQQLQKEGYARVRVDGVIYTLEEALGLRLEKYEKHDIDLVVDRVVLKPEERARIAESVELALLRGEGLMRVLYPDSGNEELFSEKFACPEHGSVLEELEPRIFSFNAPYGACPDCSGLGYNQVFDPELIVNPELSLAEGAIIPWSKGRDNGKGYLWDRLRALSEHLGFDMKTPFKQLSPKAQQAVLYGLPEPFEVVFRRNGRETMRFMVSYEGVVPWLEGRYRETESEGLREALEAYMTLKACPACAGTRYKREVLSVRVGQFNIAEVSNLPVREAKQFFQAVAHNNLLEVGEQLKAYRIPLEGLAEPREHRNLNEFQVQVAAPIWREIYSRLGFLEDVGLDYLTLDRSANTLSGGEAQRIRLATQVGSGLTGVLYVLDEPSIGLHPRDNQRLLSTLKKLRDLGNTLLVVEHDEETMREADWIVDMGPGAGVHGGEVVAEGRLEDILAHPKSLTGAYLRGSKHIAVPKTRRKGNGKWLVVKGAREHNLKNITLRVPLGKFVAITGPSGSGKSTLVHDILYAALARDLMRAKAIPGRFDGLEGIEHLDKVIEIDQSPIGRTPRSNPATYTGIFDEIRDLFSKTPEARKRGYEAGRFSFNVKGGRCEACSGDGTKKIEMLFLPDLYVQCEVCKGKRYNKETLEVKLRGKNIADVLDMTVEEALGFFENIPTIARKLQLMVDVGLGYMKLGQPSPTLSGGEAQRIKLSTELGRRSTGRTLYILDEPTTGLHFEDTAKLLSVLHRLVEGGNTVVVIEHNMDVVKTADWVVDLGPEGGARGGQIVAEGTPEDVAQTNSPTGAFLARIPEIRQKVGVAAD; from the coding sequence ATGGACAGGATTATCGTCCGGGGAGCCAAAGAGCACAACCTGAAGAACATTACCGTTGAACTGCCCCGGGGGCAGTTCATCGTCATTACGGGGGTCTCGGGCTCGGGCAAGAGCACCCTGGCCTTCGATACCATTTACGCCGAAGGGCAGCGCCGCTACGTGGAGAGCCTGTCGTCGTATGCGAGGCAGTTTTTGGGGGTGATGGAAAAGCCCGATGTGGAGAGCATCGAGGGGCTTTCGCCGGCTATCTCCATTGACCAAAAGACCACCTCGCACAACCCTCGCTCCACGGTGGGTACGGTCACCGAGGTACACGACTACCTGCGCCTCCTGTTTGCCCGTGTGGGCACCGCCTACTGCCCCCACTGCGGGCGGCCCATCGAGCGGCAGTCGGCCTCGGAGATCACCGACCGGCTCTTTCGCCAGCCCGAGGGCACCAAGGCCATCCTGATGGCCCCGGTGGTGCGGGGGCGCAAGGGCGAGTACCGCAAGGAGTTCCAGCAACTGCAAAAAGAGGGCTACGCCCGGGTGCGAGTAGACGGCGTGATCTATACCCTGGAAGAAGCCCTGGGGCTCAGGCTGGAGAAGTACGAGAAGCACGACATTGACCTGGTGGTGGATCGGGTGGTCTTGAAGCCGGAGGAACGCGCCCGCATCGCCGAGTCGGTGGAGCTGGCACTCCTGCGGGGCGAGGGGCTGATGCGGGTTTTGTACCCGGATAGCGGCAATGAAGAGCTTTTCTCGGAAAAGTTCGCCTGCCCGGAGCACGGGAGCGTGCTGGAGGAGCTCGAGCCCCGCATCTTCTCCTTCAACGCACCCTACGGCGCCTGCCCGGACTGCTCGGGCCTAGGCTACAACCAGGTCTTCGACCCCGAGCTGATTGTGAACCCCGAGCTCTCGCTGGCCGAGGGGGCCATCATCCCCTGGAGCAAGGGCCGCGACAACGGCAAGGGCTACCTGTGGGATCGGTTGCGGGCGCTCTCGGAGCACCTGGGTTTCGACATGAAGACCCCTTTCAAACAGCTCTCGCCAAAGGCTCAGCAGGCGGTGCTGTACGGCCTGCCCGAGCCTTTTGAGGTGGTCTTCCGGCGCAACGGGCGCGAGACCATGCGCTTTATGGTGAGCTACGAGGGGGTGGTGCCCTGGCTCGAGGGCCGCTACCGCGAGACCGAGTCCGAAGGGCTGCGCGAGGCGCTGGAAGCCTACATGACCCTCAAGGCCTGCCCGGCCTGCGCGGGTACGCGCTACAAGCGGGAGGTGCTCTCGGTGCGGGTAGGGCAGTTCAACATTGCCGAGGTCTCCAACCTGCCGGTGCGCGAGGCCAAGCAGTTCTTCCAGGCAGTGGCTCACAACAACCTGCTCGAGGTGGGGGAGCAGCTCAAGGCCTATCGCATCCCCCTCGAGGGCCTGGCTGAGCCCAGGGAGCACCGCAACCTGAACGAGTTCCAGGTGCAGGTGGCCGCTCCCATCTGGCGCGAGATCTACAGCCGGCTGGGGTTTCTGGAGGATGTGGGCCTGGACTACCTGACCCTCGACCGTTCGGCCAACACCCTCTCGGGCGGCGAGGCCCAGCGGATTCGGCTGGCAACGCAGGTGGGTTCGGGCCTGACCGGGGTACTCTACGTGCTGGACGAACCCTCCATCGGGCTGCACCCCCGCGACAACCAGCGCCTTCTTTCCACCCTCAAGAAGCTGCGCGACCTGGGCAACACCCTCTTGGTGGTGGAGCACGACGAAGAAACCATGCGCGAGGCGGACTGGATTGTGGATATGGGGCCGGGGGCTGGGGTACACGGGGGCGAGGTGGTGGCCGAGGGGCGGCTCGAGGACATTCTGGCCCACCCAAAGAGCCTGACCGGGGCCTATCTGCGGGGCAGCAAGCACATTGCAGTTCCCAAAACCCGGCGCAAGGGTAACGGCAAGTGGCTGGTGGTCAAGGGGGCCCGGGAGCACAACCTTAAGAACATCACCCTCCGAGTTCCGCTGGGGAAGTTTGTGGCCATTACCGGGCCGTCAGGGTCGGGTAAGTCCACCCTGGTTCACGACATCCTTTATGCTGCGCTGGCTCGAGACCTGATGCGGGCCAAGGCCATTCCGGGCCGCTTCGACGGCCTCGAGGGCATCGAGCACCTGGATAAGGTCATTGAGATTGACCAGTCGCCCATTGGCCGCACCCCCCGCTCCAATCCCGCTACCTACACCGGCATCTTCGACGAAATTCGGGACCTCTTCTCCAAGACCCCCGAGGCCCGCAAGCGCGGCTACGAGGCCGGGCGCTTCAGCTTCAACGTCAAAGGGGGGCGTTGCGAGGCTTGCAGCGGCGACGGCACCAAAAAGATCGAGATGCTCTTCCTGCCCGACCTCTATGTACAGTGCGAGGTCTGCAAGGGCAAGCGCTACAACAAAGAAACCCTGGAGGTAAAGCTCAGAGGCAAGAACATCGCCGACGTTCTGGACATGACCGTAGAGGAGGCGCTGGGCTTCTTTGAAAATATCCCCACCATTGCCCGCAAGCTGCAACTGATGGTGGACGTGGGCCTGGGCTACATGAAGCTGGGCCAACCCTCGCCCACCCTCTCGGGCGGCGAGGCCCAGCGCATTAAGCTCTCCACCGAACTGGGCCGCCGCTCCACCGGGCGCACCCTGTACATCCTCGACGAGCCCACCACCGGTCTGCACTTCGAGGACACCGCCAAGCTGCTCTCCGTCCTGCACCGCCTGGTAGAGGGGGGCAATACCGTGGTGGTGATCGAGCACAACATGGACGTGGTCAAGACCGCCGACTGGGTGGTGGATCTGGGGCCGGAGGGGGGCGCACGCGGGGGCCAGATTGTGGCCGAAGGTACCCCCGAAGACGTGGCCCAGACCAACAGCCCTACCGGGGCCTTCCTGGCCCGGATTCCCGAGATCCGGCAGAAGGTGGGTGTGGCGGCGGACTAA
- a CDS encoding trypsin-like peptidase domain-containing protein, with the protein MRTVALLTLLALTPAFAQAPRLTTPEEVARVEVIRRALPAVVKIFGILRDPQTGNEGPTNGSGFFYAPSRIITNYHVVQDLRDISVELFDGRSFPAQVFAVDKGIDIAILTVQGVTAPAQLSFASSQNLPVGMGLVVIGSPFGQRNLASYGILAGTGPTAAEKNDLDPEVGAEIGDLLFTDARIVQGNSGGPVLDLQGRVVGVANATLGDLSGVGGVGVAIPGDLVRQSVSDLERFGVPQRGTLGATLLDLGELDPILLGRVGLLSTRGAMIEKVQPGGPAARAGLRPAQRDQRGKLISLGDVILAVNGRTMRNAGEVTQTIARYRPGDRVNLTIWRNGRRLDVTLTMIARR; encoded by the coding sequence ATGCGCACGGTTGCCCTTTTGACCCTGTTGGCCCTGACCCCGGCTTTTGCCCAGGCGCCCCGCCTGACCACCCCCGAGGAGGTGGCCCGGGTGGAGGTGATTCGCCGGGCCTTGCCTGCAGTGGTCAAGATTTTTGGCATCCTGCGCGACCCCCAGACCGGCAACGAAGGCCCCACCAACGGCTCGGGGTTTTTTTATGCACCCAGCCGCATCATCACCAACTACCACGTGGTACAGGACTTGCGCGACATCAGCGTGGAGCTCTTTGATGGGCGCTCCTTCCCGGCCCAGGTGTTTGCGGTGGACAAGGGCATTGATATCGCCATCCTGACCGTGCAGGGGGTAACGGCCCCCGCCCAGCTTTCCTTCGCTAGCTCGCAGAATCTGCCGGTGGGCATGGGGCTGGTGGTGATTGGCAGCCCCTTTGGACAGCGCAACCTGGCCTCCTACGGCATTCTGGCCGGAACCGGCCCCACCGCGGCAGAGAAAAACGACCTTGACCCCGAGGTGGGCGCGGAAATTGGCGACCTGCTCTTCACCGATGCCCGCATCGTGCAGGGCAACTCGGGGGGCCCGGTGCTCGACCTGCAAGGCCGGGTGGTGGGGGTGGCCAACGCCACCCTGGGCGACCTGAGCGGGGTAGGCGGAGTGGGGGTGGCCATTCCGGGTGACCTGGTGCGGCAAAGCGTGAGCGACCTCGAGCGCTTCGGGGTGCCCCAGCGGGGCACCCTGGGCGCCACCCTGCTCGACCTGGGCGAACTGGACCCCATCCTGCTGGGGCGGGTGGGCTTGCTTTCCACCCGCGGGGCCATGATTGAAAAGGTGCAGCCCGGCGGCCCCGCCGCTCGCGCGGGCTTACGCCCGGCCCAGCGCGACCAGCGCGGCAAGCTAATCAGCCTGGGCGACGTCATCCTGGCCGTCAATGGCCGCACCATGCGCAACGCCGGCGAGGTCACCCAGACCATTGCCCGCTACCGCCCTGGCGATCGGGTCAATCTGACCATCTGGCGCAACGGACGGCGGCTGGATGTCACGCTGACGATGATTGCCAGGCGCTGA
- a CDS encoding type II toxin-antitoxin system RelE/ParE family toxin, translating into MRIRWSEGAELQRDEARLRQSSSTRLRQLNRKLREMLELIEQFPEAAKPHPDYNRSDIRMAVVGEYRMSYMILADEIIVISFVHGKSNTAQD; encoded by the coding sequence ATGCGGATTAGGTGGTCTGAGGGCGCGGAGTTGCAGCGTGACGAGGCCCGCCTACGACAGAGCAGTTCGACCAGGCTTCGCCAGTTGAATCGCAAGCTGCGCGAAATGTTGGAGTTGATTGAACAGTTCCCCGAAGCGGCCAAACCTCACCCCGACTACAACCGCAGTGATATTCGGATGGCAGTGGTCGGCGAGTATCGCATGTCGTACATGATTCTGGCTGACGAAATAATTGTGATTTCCTTTGTTCATGGGAAATCTAATACGGCTCAGGACTAA
- a CDS encoding deoxynucleoside kinase: MYIAIAGNIGSGKSTLTGLLAQRYGLLPVYEAVDENPYLADFYADMRRWAFQSQVFFLAKRLAQHLEQINPAQHVVQDRTIFEDAFIFAQNLWLEGHLSERDWQTYLALYEGIAPALRKPDLLIYVRASVETLQAHIARRGRAYEQTIPTEYLASLNRLYEAWVGAYDLSPVLVISSDTVNYAEDEEARELMFRMLEAYGLSTPLV; this comes from the coding sequence ATGTATATCGCCATTGCAGGGAATATTGGCTCCGGTAAGTCCACCCTGACCGGACTGCTGGCCCAACGCTATGGGCTTTTGCCGGTCTACGAGGCCGTGGACGAGAACCCCTACCTGGCCGACTTCTACGCCGACATGAGGCGCTGGGCCTTCCAGTCGCAGGTATTCTTCCTGGCCAAGCGACTGGCCCAGCACCTCGAGCAGATCAACCCCGCCCAGCACGTGGTGCAGGATCGCACCATCTTCGAGGATGCCTTTATCTTCGCCCAGAACCTGTGGCTCGAGGGCCACCTCTCCGAGCGGGACTGGCAGACCTACCTGGCCCTCTACGAGGGTATTGCGCCCGCGCTACGCAAGCCCGACCTGCTGATTTATGTGCGGGCCTCGGTTGAAACCCTGCAAGCCCACATTGCCCGCAGGGGGCGGGCCTACGAGCAAACCATCCCCACCGAGTACCTAGCCTCGCTCAACCGTCTCTACGAAGCCTGGGTTGGGGCCTACGACCTCTCGCCGGTGCTGGTGATTTCCAGCGACACCGTCAACTACGCCGAAGATGAAGAAGCCCGCGAGCTCATGTTTCGGATGCTGGAAGCCTACGGCCTGAGCACCCCGCTGGTTTAG